One segment of Armatimonadia bacterium DNA contains the following:
- a CDS encoding AAA family ATPase: MDFERFTNASKETVAASQQILQRYRHNQLDTEHLLLAMLEQEGGVANRILQSCGADVKKITAEVERSLGRRPQVQVSGDTAQIYVTPQISRVFDKAWEIAQRFGDQFIATEHLLLGILEDGQTDAAGILNGAGVTTEGALRALQGIRGSHQVTDAGSESKYEALKRYSRDLTELAKEGKLDPVIGREEEIKRVIQVLSRRTKNNPVLIGDPGVGKTAIVEGLAQAIVADQVPDMLQGRQVLALDLGGMVAGSKYRGEFEERLKGVIDEIRAAEGQIIVFIDEIHTVVGAGAAEGAMDASNMMKPALSRGELRCIGATTLDEYRENIEKDPALERRFQPVFVGEPSVEDTVRILEGLRSRYEEHHGVKISDDALKAAAELSNRYIPDRHLPDKAIDLIDEAASKLRIDTYNLPPRPEALRQEIKQLTDQGQEAVDRQNYAEAERIKQRIDELEKKLPLAEDKWAGVEQLDDTVDGEDVAAIVSQWTGIPVTRMFEQEAQKLLQMEDRLHERVKGQDEAVQAIAEAIRRSRAGLSDPRRPIGSFIFLGPTGVGKTELAKALAEFMFDDEDAMVRIDMSEYMERHAVSRLIGAPPGYVGYEEGGQLTEAVRRRPYRVILLDEIEKAHPDVFNILLQVLEDGRLTDNTGRVVSFANTVLIMTSNVGSQYIQPPKPEWTEQERRDNYEEMREQVVASLRDVFRPELLNRIDEVIVFHALTEAEIRQIVDLMLKRVNEALKQRGMSLKATEAARKLLAQEGYDPMYGARPLRRVIQKKVENPISSAILRGEFGDGDMVQVDAEGDQIKLRLVVGESG, translated from the coding sequence CCGACGTCAAGAAGATCACGGCAGAGGTTGAGCGCAGCCTCGGTCGGCGGCCACAGGTTCAGGTCAGCGGGGACACGGCGCAGATCTACGTGACCCCGCAGATCAGCCGGGTGTTCGACAAGGCCTGGGAGATCGCCCAGCGCTTCGGCGACCAGTTCATCGCCACCGAGCATCTGCTGCTGGGGATCCTTGAGGACGGCCAGACCGACGCTGCCGGGATCCTCAACGGCGCCGGCGTCACCACGGAAGGAGCGCTCCGGGCGCTGCAAGGAATTCGTGGCAGCCACCAGGTCACCGACGCCGGCTCGGAGAGCAAGTACGAGGCGCTCAAGCGCTACTCGCGGGACCTCACCGAGCTTGCGAAAGAGGGCAAGCTGGACCCGGTCATCGGTCGTGAAGAGGAGATCAAGCGGGTCATCCAGGTTCTCTCGCGGCGCACCAAGAACAACCCGGTGCTGATTGGTGACCCGGGTGTGGGGAAGACGGCCATCGTCGAAGGACTGGCGCAGGCGATCGTGGCGGACCAGGTTCCCGACATGCTGCAGGGACGGCAGGTGCTGGCGCTGGACCTGGGCGGCATGGTCGCGGGAAGCAAATACCGAGGCGAGTTCGAGGAGCGGCTGAAGGGCGTCATCGACGAGATTCGAGCCGCCGAGGGCCAGATCATCGTGTTCATCGACGAGATCCATACGGTGGTTGGCGCAGGGGCTGCCGAGGGCGCCATGGACGCCTCGAACATGATGAAGCCCGCGCTGTCTCGGGGTGAGCTGCGCTGCATCGGCGCGACCACGCTCGACGAGTACCGCGAGAACATCGAGAAGGACCCGGCGCTGGAGCGGCGCTTCCAGCCCGTGTTTGTCGGCGAGCCCAGCGTGGAAGATACGGTGCGGATTCTGGAGGGCCTGCGGTCCCGCTACGAGGAGCATCACGGGGTCAAGATCTCCGACGATGCGCTGAAGGCGGCCGCCGAACTCTCGAACCGGTACATCCCGGATCGGCACCTGCCGGACAAGGCGATCGACCTCATCGACGAGGCCGCCAGCAAGCTGCGCATTGACACCTACAACCTGCCGCCTCGGCCGGAAGCACTTCGGCAGGAGATCAAGCAGCTCACCGACCAGGGCCAGGAGGCTGTGGATCGCCAGAACTACGCCGAGGCCGAGCGGATCAAGCAGCGCATCGACGAACTGGAGAAGAAGCTGCCGCTCGCCGAGGACAAATGGGCTGGTGTGGAGCAACTGGATGATACCGTGGATGGTGAGGATGTCGCGGCCATCGTGTCGCAGTGGACAGGTATTCCCGTGACGCGGATGTTTGAGCAGGAAGCCCAGAAGCTGCTGCAGATGGAGGACCGACTGCACGAGCGAGTGAAGGGTCAGGATGAGGCGGTGCAGGCCATCGCTGAGGCCATCCGTCGATCGCGTGCGGGGCTGAGTGACCCGCGGCGGCCCATCGGCTCCTTCATCTTCCTCGGGCCGACCGGTGTGGGGAAGACGGAGCTTGCCAAGGCGCTGGCCGAGTTCATGTTCGACGACGAAGACGCCATGGTTCGCATCGACATGTCCGAGTACATGGAGCGCCATGCGGTCTCGCGGCTGATCGGTGCGCCTCCGGGATATGTGGGGTATGAGGAGGGCGGTCAGCTCACCGAGGCGGTGCGACGGCGACCCTATCGGGTCATCCTGCTCGACGAGATCGAGAAGGCTCATCCCGACGTGTTCAACATCCTGCTGCAGGTGCTGGAGGACGGGCGGCTGACTGACAACACCGGGCGAGTGGTGAGCTTTGCCAACACCGTGCTCATCATGACCTCGAACGTCGGCAGCCAGTACATCCAACCGCCGAAGCCGGAGTGGACAGAGCAAGAGCGGCGCGACAACTACGAGGAGATGCGCGAGCAGGTCGTGGCCTCGCTGCGGGATGTGTTCCGGCCGGAGTTGCTGAATCGGATCGACGAGGTGATCGTGTTCCACGCGCTCACCGAGGCCGAGATTCGGCAGATCGTCGACCTGATGCTGAAGCGGGTGAACGAGGCGCTCAAGCAGCGCGGGATGTCGCTGAAGGCGACAGAGGCGGCGCGGAAGCTGCTGGCCCAGGAGGGCTATGACCCGATGTACGGCGCGCGCCCGCTACGAAGGGTCATCCAGAAGAAGGTGGAAAACCCCATTTCCAGCGCCATCCTGCGGGGCGAATTCGGCGACGGCGATATGGTGCAGGTGGATGCCGAGGGTGACCAGATCAAGCTACGGCTCGTGGTCGGCGAGAGCGGTTAG